In the Taeniopygia guttata chromosome 12, bTaeGut7.mat, whole genome shotgun sequence genome, one interval contains:
- the TWF2 gene encoding twinfilin-2 isoform X1 — protein sequence MTHQTGIHATTELRDFFAKARNGSVRLIKVIIEDEQLVLGAHKELSRRWDADYDTLVLPLLDEQQPCYLLYRLDSQNAQGFEWLFISWSPDSSPVRLKMLYAATRATVKKEFGGGHIKDEMFGTVKEDVSLSGYQKHVSSCSAPAPLTAAEQELQQIRINEDSCSQDSSTEMVKTEISVESKHQTLQGLAFPLQPDAQQAIQALKQKKINYIQLKLDLERETIDLVHTSPTEITDLPKRIPQDSARYHFFLYKHSHEGDYLESVVFIYSMPGYKCSIKERMLYSSCKSRLLDTVEQEFCLEIAKKIEIDDGAELTAEFLYEEVHPKQHAFKQAFAKPKGPVGKRGQKRLIKGPGENGEDS from the exons ATGACTCACCAGACCGGCATCCACG CCACCACAGAATTAAGGGACTTTTTTGCCAAAGCCCGAAATGGTTCAGTTCGGCTCATCAAGGTCATCATTGAGGACG agcagctcgTGCTGGGAGCCCACAAAGAGCTGTCCCGGCGCTGGGATGCCGACTATGACACCTTGGTGCTGCCCTTGCTGGACGAGCAGCAGCCCTGCTACCTCCTGTACCGCCTGGACAGCCAGAACGCCCAGGGCTTCGAGTGGCTCTTCATCTCCTGGTCCCCAGACAGCTCCCCG GTCCGGCTGAAGATGCTGTACGCTGCCACCAGAGCCACTGTGAAGAAGGAGTTTGGTGGGGGGCACATAAAGGACGAGATGTTTGGCACAGTGAAG GAGGACGTGTCCCTGAGCGGTTACCAGAAGCACGtgtcctcctgctctgcccccgCCCCGCTGACCGCAGccgagcaggagctgcagcagatcCGCATCAACGAG GATTCCTGCTCCCAGGACTCGAGCACTGAGATG GTGAAGACGGAGATCAGCGTGGAGAGCAAGCACCAGACGCTGCAGGGCCTGGCCTTCCCCCTGCAGCCGGATGCCCAGCAAGCCATCCAGGCTCTcaagcagaagaaaatcaaCTACATCCAGCTG AAGCTGGATCTGGAGCGGGAGACCATCGACCTGGTGCACACGAGCCCCACAGAGATCACTGACCTGCCCAAGAGGATCCCCCAGGACTCTGCCCGCTACCATTTCTTCCTGTACAAGCACTCACACGAGGGGGACTACCTGGAGTCTGTTG TCTTTATCTACTCCATGCCCGGGTACAAGTGCAGCATCAAGGAGCGCATGCTCTACTCCAGCTGCAAGAGCCGGTTGCTGGACACTGTGGAGCAGGAGTTTTGCTTGGAGATAGCCAAGAAG ATCGAGATCGACGACGGGGCGGAGCTGACGGCGGAGTTCCTGTACGAGGAGGTGCACCCCAAGCAGCACGCCTTCAAGCAGGCCTTCGCCAAGCCCAAGGGCCCCGTGGGCAAGCGGGGACAGAAGCGGCTGATCAAGGGGCCGGGCGAGAACGGCGAGGACAGTTAG
- the TWF2 gene encoding twinfilin-2 isoform X2 produces MTHQTGIHATTELRDFFAKARNGSVRLIKVIIEDEQLVLGAHKELSRRWDADYDTLVLPLLDEQQPCYLLYRLDSQNAQGFEWLFISWSPDSSPVRLKMLYAATRATVKKEFGGGHIKDEMFGTVKEDVSLSGYQKHVSSCSAPAPLTAAEQELQQIRINEVKTEISVESKHQTLQGLAFPLQPDAQQAIQALKQKKINYIQLKLDLERETIDLVHTSPTEITDLPKRIPQDSARYHFFLYKHSHEGDYLESVVFIYSMPGYKCSIKERMLYSSCKSRLLDTVEQEFCLEIAKKIEIDDGAELTAEFLYEEVHPKQHAFKQAFAKPKGPVGKRGQKRLIKGPGENGEDS; encoded by the exons ATGACTCACCAGACCGGCATCCACG CCACCACAGAATTAAGGGACTTTTTTGCCAAAGCCCGAAATGGTTCAGTTCGGCTCATCAAGGTCATCATTGAGGACG agcagctcgTGCTGGGAGCCCACAAAGAGCTGTCCCGGCGCTGGGATGCCGACTATGACACCTTGGTGCTGCCCTTGCTGGACGAGCAGCAGCCCTGCTACCTCCTGTACCGCCTGGACAGCCAGAACGCCCAGGGCTTCGAGTGGCTCTTCATCTCCTGGTCCCCAGACAGCTCCCCG GTCCGGCTGAAGATGCTGTACGCTGCCACCAGAGCCACTGTGAAGAAGGAGTTTGGTGGGGGGCACATAAAGGACGAGATGTTTGGCACAGTGAAG GAGGACGTGTCCCTGAGCGGTTACCAGAAGCACGtgtcctcctgctctgcccccgCCCCGCTGACCGCAGccgagcaggagctgcagcagatcCGCATCAACGAG GTGAAGACGGAGATCAGCGTGGAGAGCAAGCACCAGACGCTGCAGGGCCTGGCCTTCCCCCTGCAGCCGGATGCCCAGCAAGCCATCCAGGCTCTcaagcagaagaaaatcaaCTACATCCAGCTG AAGCTGGATCTGGAGCGGGAGACCATCGACCTGGTGCACACGAGCCCCACAGAGATCACTGACCTGCCCAAGAGGATCCCCCAGGACTCTGCCCGCTACCATTTCTTCCTGTACAAGCACTCACACGAGGGGGACTACCTGGAGTCTGTTG TCTTTATCTACTCCATGCCCGGGTACAAGTGCAGCATCAAGGAGCGCATGCTCTACTCCAGCTGCAAGAGCCGGTTGCTGGACACTGTGGAGCAGGAGTTTTGCTTGGAGATAGCCAAGAAG ATCGAGATCGACGACGGGGCGGAGCTGACGGCGGAGTTCCTGTACGAGGAGGTGCACCCCAAGCAGCACGCCTTCAAGCAGGCCTTCGCCAAGCCCAAGGGCCCCGTGGGCAAGCGGGGACAGAAGCGGCTGATCAAGGGGCCGGGCGAGAACGGCGAGGACAGTTAG
- the TWF2 gene encoding twinfilin-2 isoform X3 — MVQFGSSRSSLRTLVLGAHKELSRRWDADYDTLVLPLLDEQQPCYLLYRLDSQNAQGFEWLFISWSPDSSPVRLKMLYAATRATVKKEFGGGHIKDEMFGTVKEDVSLSGYQKHVSSCSAPAPLTAAEQELQQIRINEDSCSQDSSTEMVKTEISVESKHQTLQGLAFPLQPDAQQAIQALKQKKINYIQLKLDLERETIDLVHTSPTEITDLPKRIPQDSARYHFFLYKHSHEGDYLESVVFIYSMPGYKCSIKERMLYSSCKSRLLDTVEQEFCLEIAKKIEIDDGAELTAEFLYEEVHPKQHAFKQAFAKPKGPVGKRGQKRLIKGPGENGEDS, encoded by the exons ATGGTTCAGTTCGGCTCATCAAGGTCATCATTGAGGACG ctcgTGCTGGGAGCCCACAAAGAGCTGTCCCGGCGCTGGGATGCCGACTATGACACCTTGGTGCTGCCCTTGCTGGACGAGCAGCAGCCCTGCTACCTCCTGTACCGCCTGGACAGCCAGAACGCCCAGGGCTTCGAGTGGCTCTTCATCTCCTGGTCCCCAGACAGCTCCCCG GTCCGGCTGAAGATGCTGTACGCTGCCACCAGAGCCACTGTGAAGAAGGAGTTTGGTGGGGGGCACATAAAGGACGAGATGTTTGGCACAGTGAAG GAGGACGTGTCCCTGAGCGGTTACCAGAAGCACGtgtcctcctgctctgcccccgCCCCGCTGACCGCAGccgagcaggagctgcagcagatcCGCATCAACGAG GATTCCTGCTCCCAGGACTCGAGCACTGAGATG GTGAAGACGGAGATCAGCGTGGAGAGCAAGCACCAGACGCTGCAGGGCCTGGCCTTCCCCCTGCAGCCGGATGCCCAGCAAGCCATCCAGGCTCTcaagcagaagaaaatcaaCTACATCCAGCTG AAGCTGGATCTGGAGCGGGAGACCATCGACCTGGTGCACACGAGCCCCACAGAGATCACTGACCTGCCCAAGAGGATCCCCCAGGACTCTGCCCGCTACCATTTCTTCCTGTACAAGCACTCACACGAGGGGGACTACCTGGAGTCTGTTG TCTTTATCTACTCCATGCCCGGGTACAAGTGCAGCATCAAGGAGCGCATGCTCTACTCCAGCTGCAAGAGCCGGTTGCTGGACACTGTGGAGCAGGAGTTTTGCTTGGAGATAGCCAAGAAG ATCGAGATCGACGACGGGGCGGAGCTGACGGCGGAGTTCCTGTACGAGGAGGTGCACCCCAAGCAGCACGCCTTCAAGCAGGCCTTCGCCAAGCCCAAGGGCCCCGTGGGCAAGCGGGGACAGAAGCGGCTGATCAAGGGGCCGGGCGAGAACGGCGAGGACAGTTAG